A window from Streptomyces sp. NBC_00299 encodes these proteins:
- a CDS encoding anti-sigma factor antagonist, which yields MQQEPAPFSRHLRVHRHREHTVLEFRGEIDIAAAVEIAPYLDRVTAHPDARIVIDLRMVEFFDCSGLRLLYRARGRTADHGGQLHLVCTHPLTLRVLRITGLSRLLPPHPTLDAALNQPEATSGTL from the coding sequence ATGCAGCAGGAACCTGCGCCGTTCAGCCGGCATCTGCGCGTCCATCGGCACCGGGAGCACACGGTGCTGGAGTTCCGCGGCGAGATCGACATCGCCGCCGCGGTGGAGATCGCCCCGTACCTGGACCGGGTCACGGCGCACCCCGACGCGCGGATCGTGATCGACCTCAGGATGGTCGAGTTCTTCGACTGCTCCGGGCTGCGCCTGCTGTACCGGGCCCGCGGCCGGACCGCCGACCACGGCGGGCAGTTACACCTGGTCTGCACCCACCCCCTCACCCTGCGCGTCCTGAGGATCACCGGCCTCTCCCGGCTGCTGCCCCCGCATCCCACCCTGGACGCGGCCCTGAACCAGCCGGAGGCCACGTCCGGCACGTTATGA
- a CDS encoding ribose-phosphate diphosphokinase, producing the protein MREIAVFSGSAHPELAAEVCAHLGVPLSPSRVSRFANDCLEVQLQANCRERDVFLIQPLVRPVQEHLVELLLMCDAARGASAGRITVVMPHYSYARSDKKDAPRISLGGRLVADLMVSAGAGRVLAMTLHSPQVHGFFTVPVDHLHALRELAAHFRQYDLSRTTVVSPDLGNAKEAAAFARMIGAQVAAGAKQRFADDRVSINSVIGEVTGRDVIVLDDEIAKGSTVLELLDRLRELGPRSIRVACTHGLFASGALKRIGEQPDVLEIVCTNTVPVPAEERTEKLRILSIAPALAEAVRRIHNGESVSALFDAPGTE; encoded by the coding sequence GTGCGAGAGATCGCCGTGTTCAGCGGTAGTGCCCACCCCGAACTGGCGGCGGAGGTCTGCGCGCATCTGGGGGTGCCGCTCAGCCCCAGCCGGGTCAGCCGGTTCGCCAACGACTGCCTGGAGGTGCAGCTCCAGGCAAACTGCCGGGAACGGGACGTCTTCCTGATCCAGCCCCTGGTCCGGCCCGTCCAGGAGCACCTCGTCGAACTGCTGCTGATGTGCGACGCCGCCCGCGGCGCCTCCGCGGGCCGGATCACCGTCGTCATGCCGCACTACTCCTACGCCCGCTCCGACAAGAAGGACGCGCCCCGCATCTCCCTCGGCGGCCGGCTCGTCGCCGACCTGATGGTGTCGGCCGGCGCCGGCCGCGTCCTCGCGATGACGCTGCACTCGCCCCAGGTGCACGGCTTCTTCACCGTGCCGGTCGACCACCTGCACGCGCTGCGCGAACTCGCCGCGCACTTCCGGCAGTACGACCTCTCCCGTACGACCGTCGTGTCGCCGGACCTGGGCAACGCCAAGGAGGCCGCCGCGTTCGCGCGGATGATCGGCGCTCAGGTGGCCGCCGGTGCCAAGCAGCGGTTCGCGGACGACCGGGTCAGCATCAACTCCGTCATCGGCGAGGTGACCGGTCGGGACGTCATCGTCCTGGACGACGAGATCGCCAAGGGCAGTACGGTCCTGGAGCTCCTCGACCGGCTGCGGGAGCTGGGGCCGCGCTCGATCCGCGTGGCCTGTACGCACGGTCTGTTCGCGTCCGGCGCGCTGAAGCGGATCGGGGAGCAGCCCGACGTACTGGAGATCGTGTGCACCAACACCGTGCCGGTGCCGGCGGAGGAGCGCACCGAGAAGCTGCGGATCCTGTCCATCGCCCCGGCGCTCGCGGAGGCCGTGCGCCGCATTCACAACGGGGAGTCGGTCAGCGCCCTGTTCGACGCGCCGGGCACCGAATAG
- a CDS encoding DUF4230 domain-containing protein produces MTTPIKRINKRMPGWAKVVSALVLVLVVFFAGIRFSVLPGLKDLFGTETNDRSGPALLQSIQDMSRYDAASGNFQIVVDLEKDAKLLPDAIRGSRTLYVGAGTVDAYVDLGKVGEDDVTVNDDRTSATLRLPHAALGKPSLDPDRSYAVSKQRGLLDRLGDLFSDNPNSEQAVQKLAVKHIGDAAKDSGLTARAETNTTGMLEGLLHSLGFKEVKVTYGA; encoded by the coding sequence ATGACGACTCCCATCAAGCGCATCAACAAGCGCATGCCCGGCTGGGCGAAGGTGGTGAGCGCCCTCGTACTGGTGCTCGTCGTCTTCTTCGCCGGGATCCGGTTCAGCGTGCTCCCCGGCCTCAAGGACCTGTTCGGCACCGAGACCAACGACCGCTCGGGTCCCGCACTGCTCCAGTCCATCCAGGACATGAGCCGCTACGACGCCGCCTCCGGCAACTTCCAGATCGTCGTGGATCTGGAGAAGGACGCCAAGCTCCTGCCCGACGCGATCCGCGGCTCCCGCACGCTGTACGTCGGCGCGGGCACCGTGGACGCCTATGTCGACCTCGGCAAGGTCGGCGAGGACGACGTCACGGTCAACGACGACCGTACGTCCGCCACGCTCCGCCTGCCGCACGCCGCCCTCGGTAAACCGTCCCTCGACCCCGACCGCTCCTACGCCGTCTCCAAGCAGCGCGGTCTCCTCGACCGCCTCGGTGACCTCTTCTCGGACAACCCGAACAGCGAACAGGCCGTGCAGAAGCTGGCGGTGAAGCACATCGGCGACGCGGCCAAGGACAGCGGACTGACGGCCCGCGCCGAGACCAACACCACCGGCATGCTCGAAGGCCTGCTCCACTCACTGGGGTTCAAGGAGGTGAAGGTGACGTACGGGGCCTGA
- a CDS encoding complex I subunit 5 family protein, whose product MNDLLPLLVAVPLLGAALLVAAGRRLPRVVADSVACAVSAGTAGLAIVLSLNSSPPMVEWVGGWTPVEGRSVGIVLIGDGAGLGMAALASLLTLAALAYSWRYFEEPPRRHAGSFPALVLLLQAGMCGFAIAGDLFNAFVWFELMSVVAYALTGTRVEEAKAVQGALTFGVVTSLGAYAMLMGIALLYARTGELAMDGIGRGLDAHGLPDALVLAAFVLVLTGLLIKSAAVPFHFWLPDAHAVAPTPVCMLLSGVMVELGVYGVWRVYGTVFAGPGGIPAADLERVLVVLGAVTALIGAVMCWYQRHIKRLLAYSTVAHTGLFLIGIGVLTPQADDGVALYVLGHAGVKAALFACTGILLDRYGTVDEHALHGRARELRGVAVMYVVGALALAGLPPFGTGFGKAVTEKAAGGSLTLLYVVASVVTAAAVLRVAARVFFGLGPTPADDPEYETTGAGERPETRHRLSRIPDTMTAVPAVLLAGSLAVGVAPGFGEVVAHAVNEAGSGGAVVPAPHWTPAGVLLDLASTVLALGLAALAVTRPDLLAAPSHARPLRRLQSGHVGDYVAWVLVGATLLGALALPGLLA is encoded by the coding sequence ATGAACGACCTGCTGCCGCTGCTCGTCGCCGTGCCGCTGCTCGGTGCCGCCCTCCTGGTCGCCGCCGGCCGTCGCCTGCCCCGCGTCGTCGCGGACTCCGTGGCCTGTGCCGTGTCGGCGGGGACGGCCGGGCTCGCGATCGTGCTGTCGCTGAACTCCTCGCCGCCGATGGTCGAATGGGTCGGCGGCTGGACGCCCGTGGAGGGCCGCAGCGTCGGCATCGTCCTCATCGGGGACGGCGCGGGGCTCGGCATGGCCGCCCTGGCCTCCCTGCTGACCCTCGCGGCCCTGGCGTACTCCTGGCGCTACTTCGAGGAACCTCCGCGCCGGCACGCCGGCTCGTTCCCCGCCCTGGTCCTGCTCCTCCAGGCGGGCATGTGCGGATTCGCGATCGCGGGCGACCTGTTCAACGCGTTCGTGTGGTTCGAGCTGATGAGCGTCGTCGCCTACGCGCTGACGGGCACCCGGGTCGAGGAGGCCAAGGCCGTGCAGGGCGCGCTGACCTTCGGCGTCGTCACCTCGCTCGGCGCCTACGCCATGCTGATGGGCATCGCGCTGCTGTACGCCCGCACCGGCGAGCTCGCCATGGACGGGATCGGGCGCGGCCTCGATGCCCACGGACTGCCGGACGCGCTCGTCCTGGCCGCCTTCGTCCTCGTCCTGACCGGCCTGCTGATCAAGTCGGCCGCGGTGCCGTTCCACTTCTGGCTCCCGGACGCGCACGCCGTCGCACCCACACCGGTGTGCATGCTGCTGTCGGGCGTCATGGTCGAACTCGGCGTGTACGGCGTCTGGCGGGTGTACGGCACCGTATTCGCCGGACCCGGCGGGATCCCGGCGGCCGACCTGGAGCGGGTCCTCGTCGTGCTCGGCGCGGTGACGGCGCTGATCGGCGCGGTCATGTGCTGGTACCAGAGGCACATCAAGCGGCTGCTGGCGTACTCGACGGTCGCCCACACCGGGCTGTTCCTGATCGGCATCGGCGTCCTCACCCCTCAGGCCGACGACGGGGTCGCGCTGTACGTCCTCGGGCACGCCGGGGTGAAGGCCGCACTGTTCGCCTGTACGGGCATCCTCCTCGACCGGTACGGGACCGTCGACGAGCACGCGCTGCACGGGCGGGCCCGGGAACTGCGGGGCGTCGCGGTGATGTACGTGGTGGGCGCGCTCGCCCTCGCCGGACTCCCGCCCTTCGGGACGGGGTTCGGGAAGGCCGTCACGGAGAAGGCCGCGGGCGGCTCGCTGACCCTGCTGTACGTGGTCGCGAGCGTGGTCACCGCCGCGGCCGTACTGCGGGTCGCCGCCCGGGTGTTCTTCGGGCTCGGCCCGACACCTGCGGACGACCCCGAGTACGAGACGACCGGCGCCGGCGAACGGCCCGAGACCCGGCACCGGCTCAGCCGGATCCCCGACACCATGACCGCGGTCCCCGCCGTCCTGCTCGCCGGCTCCCTCGCCGTCGGCGTGGCCCCCGGCTTCGGCGAGGTCGTGGCCCACGCCGTCAACGAGGCCGGTTCGGGCGGCGCCGTGGTCCCCGCCCCGCACTGGACCCCGGCCGGCGTCCTGCTGGACCTCGCCTCGACCGTACTGGCCCTCGGCCTGGCGGCCCTGGCCGTGACCCGCCCCGACCTCCTGGCCGCCCCGTCCCACGCACGCCCCCTACGTCGCCTGCAGTCCGGGCACGTCGGGGACTACGTGGCCTGGGTACTGGTGGGGGCGACCCTGCTGGGCGCACTGGCCCTACCGGGCCTGCTCGCATAG
- a CDS encoding sodium:proton antiporter has product MDVLPYLVAVWIFLIGCYGLATSRNLIHAVGCLAVCQSATYVLLLAVGYRDDATAPVFSDLEPGARPVVDPVVQALALTDVVVGATVTALLLALVIQVAKRHGTVDPDELSELRG; this is encoded by the coding sequence ATGGATGTCCTGCCGTACCTCGTCGCCGTGTGGATCTTCCTCATCGGCTGCTACGGCCTTGCCACCAGCCGCAATCTGATCCACGCCGTCGGCTGTCTGGCCGTGTGCCAGTCGGCCACGTATGTCCTGCTGCTGGCGGTCGGCTACCGCGACGACGCCACCGCGCCCGTCTTCTCCGACCTGGAGCCCGGCGCACGCCCCGTCGTCGACCCGGTCGTCCAGGCCCTCGCCCTCACCGACGTCGTCGTCGGCGCCACCGTCACCGCGCTGCTGCTCGCGCTCGTCATCCAGGTCGCCAAGCGGCACGGCACCGTCGACCCCGACGAACTCTCCGAGCTGCGCGGCTGA
- a CDS encoding MnhB domain-containing protein, whose protein sequence is MNPRTRLRLVAVGGTGLAVLLVAACLRLPDFGGDSHPYGDRAVRDSLARQTANTIASINFDQRAFDTMGEMTILFAAVVGCVVLLRQTRDEHRARPEPADVTPPVRRYALIALPVALVVGLYVIAHGQLSPGGGFQGGVVAATALHLLYLGADYRALERVRPVGLYEVGDAVAASAYLVTGLAGLIGGTAFLANTLLPYGTFNTLSSGGTVPLLNAAVGMEVACAVVVLLARFLDQAVEIEEESGK, encoded by the coding sequence ATGAACCCGCGCACCCGGCTCCGGCTCGTCGCCGTCGGCGGCACCGGCCTGGCCGTGCTCCTCGTCGCGGCATGTCTGCGGCTGCCGGACTTCGGCGGCGACAGCCACCCGTACGGCGACCGCGCGGTGCGCGATTCCCTCGCCCGGCAGACCGCCAACACCATCGCCTCCATCAACTTCGACCAGCGTGCCTTCGACACCATGGGCGAGATGACCATCCTGTTCGCGGCCGTCGTCGGCTGTGTCGTCCTGCTGCGGCAGACCCGCGACGAGCACCGCGCCCGGCCCGAACCCGCCGACGTCACCCCGCCGGTGCGCCGCTACGCCCTGATCGCCCTGCCGGTCGCCCTGGTCGTCGGCCTGTACGTCATCGCGCACGGGCAACTCAGTCCCGGCGGCGGCTTCCAGGGCGGCGTCGTCGCCGCGACCGCCCTGCATCTGCTCTATCTCGGCGCCGACTACCGCGCCCTGGAACGCGTCCGCCCGGTCGGTCTGTACGAGGTCGGTGACGCCGTGGCGGCCTCGGCCTACCTGGTCACCGGCCTCGCGGGCCTCATCGGCGGCACCGCGTTCCTCGCCAACACCCTGCTGCCGTACGGCACGTTCAACACCCTGTCCTCCGGTGGCACCGTGCCGCTGCTGAACGCGGCCGTCGGCATGGAGGTCGCCTGCGCGGTGGTCGTGCTGCTCGCCCGATTCCTGGACCAGGCCGTCGAGATCGAGGAGGAGAGCGGGAAGTGA
- a CDS encoding Na(+)/H(+) antiporter subunit B codes for MADAVIVVALLLVAGCATVAVLVRDPVRQALVLAVLGVVLAVLFTVVQAPDVALSQLAVGGALTPLLLLLSVRKVKRRKERDE; via the coding sequence GTGGCTGACGCGGTGATCGTCGTCGCGCTGCTGCTGGTCGCCGGCTGCGCGACCGTGGCCGTACTGGTCCGCGACCCCGTGCGCCAGGCCCTCGTGCTGGCCGTCCTCGGCGTCGTACTGGCCGTGCTGTTCACCGTGGTGCAGGCGCCGGACGTCGCCCTGTCGCAACTGGCGGTCGGCGGGGCCCTCACCCCGCTGCTGCTGCTCCTGTCGGTCCGCAAGGTCAAGCGGCGCAAGGAGCGTGACGAATGA
- a CDS encoding monovalent cation/H+ antiporter complex subunit F produces MNGWLLAATVVLGGGVGATVWGVASGPLRRRVVAQNLSTALACPGLLLLAQGYDRPAYVDLALVLALLGPVGTLVFARLLTGELADDPPRARGLTWAAAGLGAAVVLALCVAEGPSRAMVKVLLTGALLIGGNFVASQALSGGIAGVRGG; encoded by the coding sequence ATGAACGGCTGGCTCCTCGCCGCGACCGTCGTGCTCGGAGGGGGAGTGGGCGCCACCGTCTGGGGCGTCGCCAGCGGACCACTGCGGCGCAGGGTCGTCGCCCAGAACCTGTCCACCGCCCTCGCCTGCCCCGGACTGCTCCTGCTCGCCCAGGGATACGACCGCCCCGCCTACGTCGATCTCGCCCTGGTCCTCGCTCTGCTCGGCCCGGTCGGCACCCTCGTCTTCGCCCGCCTGCTGACCGGCGAACTCGCCGACGACCCGCCCCGCGCCCGGGGCCTGACGTGGGCGGCGGCCGGCCTCGGCGCGGCCGTGGTGCTGGCGCTGTGCGTGGCGGAGGGACCGAGCCGGGCGATGGTGAAGGTCCTCCTCACGGGCGCGCTGCTGATCGGCGGGAACTTCGTCGCCTCCCAGGCGCTGTCCGGCGGCATCGCGGGGGTGCGCGGTGGCTGA
- a CDS encoding VanZ family protein — translation MLCAFAFMVAFAVVLAKLTLQPSPASEALTHTNLQPGSSLRAYLDQPELRDAVKQIGGNVLLGVPFGILVPVVAPRTRGVLRVLLLTATVMLLVEFAQGALVTGRAFDIDDVILNTTGALLGYLLLGRRLSRVVHARGSRPAKA, via the coding sequence ATGCTGTGCGCCTTCGCTTTCATGGTCGCGTTCGCCGTCGTGCTGGCGAAGCTCACCCTGCAGCCCTCCCCCGCGTCCGAGGCTCTGACGCACACCAATCTGCAGCCGGGCAGTTCGCTGCGGGCCTATCTGGACCAGCCCGAACTGCGCGACGCCGTCAAGCAGATCGGGGGCAATGTGCTGCTGGGTGTCCCGTTCGGCATCCTCGTTCCCGTCGTCGCGCCACGCACGCGCGGTGTCCTGCGGGTGCTGCTCCTGACGGCGACCGTCATGCTTCTGGTCGAGTTCGCGCAGGGTGCCCTGGTGACGGGGCGCGCCTTCGACATCGACGACGTCATCCTCAACACCACCGGCGCCCTGCTCGGCTACCTCCTGCTGGGTCGCCGGCTCAGCCGCGTGGTGCACGCCCGGGGGTCCCGCCCCGCCAAGGCCTAA
- a CDS encoding sulfite exporter TauE/SafE family protein has product MNAAHIGELLAILGAGLAAGAVNAVVGSGTLISFPVLLATGLPPVTATVSNALGLIPGSIGGAIGYREELRGQRRRLLKWGAGAVLGGFSGAALLLTLPASAFERIVPVLVGLALVLVVLQPLISGKVSSRRARKGKPARPDGGPLLLVGLTLASVYGGYFAAAQGIIYVALMGMLLDDSLQRLTGAKNVLVAVVNSVAALFFLVAAEFDWTAVGLLAIGSAAGGLLGARTGRRLRPSVLRAFIVVVGTVAIVQLVLR; this is encoded by the coding sequence ATGAACGCCGCACACATCGGTGAACTGCTCGCCATTCTGGGCGCGGGCCTGGCCGCCGGTGCCGTCAACGCCGTCGTCGGCTCGGGGACGCTGATCTCGTTCCCGGTCCTGCTCGCGACCGGCCTGCCACCCGTCACCGCCACGGTCTCCAACGCGCTCGGGCTGATCCCCGGCTCGATCGGCGGAGCCATCGGCTATCGCGAGGAACTGCGCGGTCAGCGCCGGCGCCTGCTTAAGTGGGGCGCCGGCGCCGTCCTAGGCGGGTTCAGCGGCGCCGCGCTGCTCCTCACCCTGCCCGCCTCGGCGTTCGAACGGATCGTGCCGGTGCTCGTGGGCCTCGCGCTCGTGCTGGTCGTCCTCCAGCCGCTGATCAGCGGGAAGGTGAGCAGCCGCCGGGCACGGAAGGGAAAGCCGGCACGCCCCGACGGCGGCCCCCTGCTGCTTGTCGGACTGACCCTGGCCAGCGTCTACGGCGGCTACTTCGCGGCGGCCCAGGGCATCATCTACGTCGCCCTGATGGGCATGCTCCTCGACGACAGCCTGCAACGCCTCACCGGCGCCAAGAACGTGCTCGTCGCGGTAGTCAACTCCGTCGCCGCGCTGTTCTTCCTCGTCGCCGCGGAGTTCGACTGGACGGCCGTGGGCCTCCTCGCGATCGGGTCCGCAGCCGGCGGCCTCCTGGGAGCCAGGACGGGCCGCCGGCTGCGCCCCTCTGTGCTGCGCGCGTTCATCGTGGTCGTCGGCACGGTGGCCATCGTCCAGTTGGTGCTGCGTTAG
- a CDS encoding PHP domain-containing protein produces MDPVDALNRIAFLLERSLEPTYRVRAFRTAARVLAGLPADEVRARSEAGTLESLKGVGPKTAQVVREALAGQVPAYLTDLEGRPAAEPPVNGHRLWELLRGDCHLHSDWSDGGSPIEEMGRTAAELGHEWAVLTDHSPRLTVARGLSAERLRDQLDVVAELNATWAPFRLLTGIECDILEDGSLDQEPELLERLDVVVVSVHSKLRMDARSMTRRMVAAVRSPHADILGHCTGRLITGRGRPESEFDADEVFAACAESGTAVEINSRPERLDPPRRLLRRAVAAGVLFSVDTDAHAPGQLDWQRYGCARAEECEVPAERVLTTWTADELLAWTREKSAVK; encoded by the coding sequence ATGGATCCCGTCGACGCGCTGAACAGGATCGCGTTTCTGCTGGAGCGCTCACTGGAGCCGACGTATCGCGTACGGGCCTTCCGTACGGCCGCCCGGGTGCTGGCCGGGCTGCCCGCGGACGAGGTGCGGGCGCGGTCGGAGGCCGGGACGCTGGAGTCGCTCAAGGGCGTCGGCCCCAAGACGGCCCAGGTGGTGCGCGAGGCGCTGGCCGGGCAGGTGCCCGCCTATCTGACGGACCTGGAGGGCAGGCCGGCGGCCGAGCCGCCCGTGAACGGCCACCGGCTGTGGGAGCTGCTGCGCGGAGACTGCCATCTGCACTCCGACTGGTCGGACGGCGGCAGCCCGATCGAGGAGATGGGCCGGACGGCGGCCGAGCTCGGCCACGAGTGGGCGGTGCTGACCGATCACTCACCGCGTCTGACCGTGGCCCGCGGGCTCTCGGCGGAACGGCTGCGCGATCAGCTGGACGTGGTGGCGGAACTCAACGCGACCTGGGCACCCTTCCGGCTGCTCACCGGCATCGAGTGCGACATCCTGGAGGACGGCTCGCTCGACCAGGAACCCGAGCTGCTGGAGCGGCTCGACGTGGTGGTCGTGTCCGTGCACTCCAAACTGCGGATGGACGCGCGCTCGATGACCCGTCGGATGGTCGCCGCCGTACGCAGTCCGCACGCGGACATCCTCGGCCACTGCACCGGTCGGCTGATCACCGGGCGGGGCCGGCCGGAGTCGGAGTTCGACGCGGACGAGGTGTTCGCCGCGTGCGCCGAGTCCGGTACGGCGGTGGAGATCAACAGTCGGCCCGAGCGGCTGGACCCGCCCCGGCGGCTGCTGCGGCGGGCCGTGGCGGCGGGCGTGCTGTTCTCCGTCGACACCGACGCGCACGCGCCCGGGCAGCTCGACTGGCAGCGGTACGGCTGTGCGCGGGCGGAGGAGTGCGAGGTGCCCGCCGAACGAGTGCTCACCACCTGGACGGCGGACGAGCTGCTGGCGTGGACGCGTGAGAAGTCGGCGGTCAAGTGA
- a CDS encoding SDR family NAD(P)-dependent oxidoreductase translates to MSTAQHKIGSGFGATSTADDVLRGIDLTGKLAIVTGGYSGLGLETTRALTKAGARVVVPARRRAAAEEALSGVSGVEVDELDLGDLESVRGFAERFLASGRTVDIVIDNAGIMACPETRVGPGWEAQFATNHLGHFALVNRLWPAIEPGGARVVSVSSRGHHLSGIRWDDVHWRHGYDKWEAYGQAKTANVLFAVHLDKLGADHGVRAFSLHPGGILTPLQRHLAKEEMVERGWIDEQGNMLHPEAFKTPEQGAATQVWAATSPQLNGMGGVYLEDCDIAGPAAEDDEDRSGVMAWATDPEQAARLWTLSAELTGVNAFPA, encoded by the coding sequence ATGAGCACTGCACAGCACAAGATCGGCTCCGGTTTCGGGGCAACCAGCACCGCCGACGACGTCCTCCGCGGCATCGACCTGACCGGAAAGCTCGCGATCGTCACCGGCGGCTACTCCGGCCTCGGCCTGGAGACCACGCGGGCACTCACCAAGGCGGGCGCCCGTGTCGTCGTCCCCGCCCGCCGCCGCGCCGCCGCCGAGGAGGCGCTGTCCGGCGTCAGCGGCGTCGAGGTGGACGAGCTGGACCTGGGCGACCTGGAGAGCGTGCGCGGCTTCGCCGAGCGCTTCCTCGCCTCCGGCCGCACGGTCGACATCGTGATCGACAACGCCGGGATCATGGCCTGCCCCGAGACCCGGGTGGGGCCGGGCTGGGAGGCACAGTTCGCGACCAACCACCTCGGTCACTTCGCCCTGGTCAACCGGCTGTGGCCGGCGATCGAACCCGGCGGCGCCCGAGTGGTGTCGGTCTCCTCGCGCGGCCACCATCTGTCCGGGATCCGCTGGGACGACGTCCACTGGCGGCACGGCTACGACAAGTGGGAGGCGTACGGGCAGGCGAAGACCGCGAACGTCCTGTTCGCCGTCCACCTCGACAAGCTCGGCGCCGACCACGGGGTACGGGCCTTCTCGCTCCACCCAGGCGGCATCCTCACCCCGCTGCAGCGCCACCTCGCCAAGGAGGAGATGGTGGAGCGCGGCTGGATCGACGAGCAGGGCAACATGCTCCACCCCGAGGCCTTCAAGACCCCAGAGCAGGGAGCGGCCACGCAGGTGTGGGCCGCGACGTCGCCGCAGCTCAACGGCATGGGCGGGGTCTATCTGGAGGACTGCGACATCGCCGGTCCCGCTGCCGAGGACGACGAGGACCGCAGCGGCGTCATGGCCTGGGCCACCGACCCGGAGCAGGCGGCGCGGCTGTGGACGCTGTCGGCGGAGCTGACGGGCGTGAACGCGTTCCCCGCCTAG